CTGTTTCGGTTCAACCGGCGGTGGGGTTTTAAGGGGTCGCGGGGAGTATAGACCATGCTTGAAGTCATCTTCCTCGGCACCGGGGGCATAATGCCGACCAGGGAAAGGAACGTTCCTGCCATAGCGCTTCGCTACAAGGGTGAGATAATCCTCTTCGACGTCGGAGAGGGGACGATGAGGCAGATGAACGCGGCAAAGCTCAGCCCGATGAAGGTGGAAAAGATATTCATCACCCACTTCCACGGCGACCATTACCTCGGCCTTGCCGCGCTGATCCAGACGATGAACCTCTGGGACAGGGAAAAGCCCCTCCACGTCTACGGGCCGAAGTACACCTTCGAATTCGTCCAGCACTTCCTCAACAGCGGCTTCTTCCGGCCCGGATTTGATATCCACGTGCACGAGCTTGGAGAGACGAGGTTGAGGTTCGGGGATTATGAAATCTGGTCTTTTAAAGTCGAGCACGGAATTCCAGCCCTCGGCTACGTCTTCAAGGAAAAGGACAAACGCGGGAAGTTCCTCCCGGAGAAGCTCAGAGAGTACGGGCTGAGGGAGGGGCCGATCCTCGGAAGGCTCGAGAGGGAAGGTCAAATCGAGTGGAATGGCAGGATAATCCGGCTTGAAGACGTCACGGGGCCGAGGAGAAAGGGGCTGAAGGTGGTCTACACCGGCGACACTGAACCCTGTGAGAGGGTGAGGCTCTTCGCTGAGAGGGCGGACTTATTGATCCACGAGGCGACCTACCTTAACCCCGAGGACAGGGGAGAGAGCTACCACTCAACCGTCGAGGAGGCCTGCGATGTTGCCAGAAGGGCCAATGTGAAGCTTTTGGCGCTCTTCCACAGGGCCTTCCGCTACACCTACGAGGAATACGTGCGGGAAGCCTCAAAGATATGCGAGAGTCTTGGGGTGAACTTCGTAATTCCAAGGGACTTCGACGTCATAACCTTCAAATCCGGCTCGTGGGAGCAGGGAAACATTCTGGGGGGCGGGAAATGAGCTATTTACGCTACGTTAAGCTCATCGGAACGATGCACGTCTCTCCAAAGAGCAGGGAGGAGGTCATGAGGACGATACTGGAAGAGAGGCCCCACGCGGTTGCAGTGGAGCTCGACAGAACTCGCTTCCTTGCCATGGAGTCGAACAGGGAGATGACCCTTGAGGACGCCCTCCGCTTCGGCAGGAGGGGGCTGATAAACTACGCCCTGGCTAAGGTGGAGGAGAAGCTCGGAGAGGAGTTCGGCATGAAGCCGGGGGAGGAGATGAAGGCCGCGATAAGCGCCGCCCAGGCTCTGGGGGTTCCGCTCTTCCTCATCGACGAGGATATAAACGTCATCCTCTCGAAGATAGCGGCCTCACCGGCGAGGGAGAAGCTCCTGATGGCCCTCGAGGGATTGGCCGTCTTCCTCCCGATAAAATCCGGCGGAGAAATGCCCGACCCGATGAGCGAGTACAGGACGATGATGATGGAGTTCTCCAGGAGGTACCCCTACCTCTACCGCGTCCTCGTCGAGGAGAGGAACGAGGTGATGGCCCGGAACCTGATTTCCATCGTCGAGAACCTCAAGGCGAGGGGTGTAAAGAGGCCGAAGGTGATAGCCGTTGTGGGCCTCGGCCATAAGCCCGGAATCGAGCACCTCTTGGATAGGGCGAAGGAAAGAAGGCCCGTGAGTCCCTACTGGTTCTCTGGGTGAGGCGGTCGTTACTTTTATATTGGATGTCCCCAAATTAAGGTGGGGATTGCCATGAAGGACAGGCTGGAGAAGATGCTCAACGTCAAAATCCTGGAAATGGAGGAACTCGACGACAAAATAATCGTCTACGTCCCGGAGGATCAGGTTAGAATAGCGGTCGGCAGCGGCGGGGCCGCCGTAAAGGCTGCCGAGCTGGTGATTGGCAAGAAGATCGAGGTCAAAGGCAGGTGACGGCCGGTCGTGAAACTCGGTAGGGAGCTTGAGGACCTGACCGTTTCTTTTCTCGTCCTTACACTGCTCTTCGCGGACTTCGACATTGGGACTATTCCCTACGTTGTCCCCGCCGTTCTAACGGCTTTCGTCTTCCATGAGCTGGCTCACCGCTTCGTGGCGAGGAGCTACGGATACAGGGCATTTTACCGGCGCTGGGACACCGGAATCCTGCTGGCGCTTGGCTTGGGAGTCGCAACCAAGCTCCTAACCGGCACGACCTGGATATTCGCCGCCCTCGGTGCGGTTCAGATCCACGCCCCCTACGCCATCGATGAGAGGGAAGCGTTCGGAAAGATAGCCCTCGCCGGTCCGGCTGTTAACATAGCCGTTGGGGCGGCTGCCATGCTGCTCTCCAGGATGACGCCCGCTTTCAGCTCGATTTGGTACGTCCCCTGGCTCACCGCCAGGATAAACCTCTGGCTGGCCTTCTTCAACCTCTTACCGTTTCCTCCGCTCGACGGTTCCAAGGTTGCCCGCTGGAACACCGGAATCTGGGCGGTGGCAATAGGCGTCGCCTACCTGCTCTACAGATTTATGTAACACTGCAGGTGATACAAAAGGGAAAGGTTAAATAGCCTCCCCCCGATCTTATTCCGGGTGATGCTGATGGAGTACAAGAACCCGATCGGAGTTAACATAAACCTCGAGACCGGGGTAATTCCCGGCGCCAAAAAGCTCGTGAGGAGGCTCAGCGACCTTAAGGGCTACTTCCAGGATGAAGAGGCTTACAGCGAGCTCCTCAAGGACGACCCGGTGGTTTACGAGGTCTACGCCGTTGAGCAGGAGGAGAGCGAAGGAGACCTCAACTTCGCCACGACGGTTCTCTATCCGGGCAAGGTCGGAAGGGAGTTTTTCTTCACGAAGGGTCACTTCCATGCCAAGCCAGACAGGGCCGAGATATACTACGGCATCAAGGGCAAAGGTGGAATGCTTCTCCAGACGCCGGAGGGGAAGGCGGAATGGATAGAGATGGGGCCGGGTACGGTGGTCTACGTCCCGCCCTACTGGGCGCACAGAACGGTCAACACCGGAAACGAGCCGTTCATCTTCCTCGCGATATATCCCGCAGATGCCGGCCACGACTACGGCTCAATTAAAGAGAAAGGCTTCTCCAAGCTCGTCATAGAGGAGAACGGAGAGGCCAAGGTTGTCGACAACCCGCGCTGGAAGGAGTGAACCGCGGGATTTTCCTTTATCCCCTTGCCCACCGCAACCCTTATTAACTCCAAAGAGTTACATCACTCCCGGTGATACATAATGTCCTGGGATTCCCTCTACTCATCCGCTTTTGATAGGATAAAAGGGCGCATCGGGAAGGCCGGAACCGTTCTTCTGGCGTACAATACCAACATCGACGCGATAAAGTACCTCAAAAGGGAAGACCTCAAGTCCAGAGTCGAGAAGGCCGGGAAGGAGGAGGTTCTCCGCTATTCCGACGAGCTTCCCCCGAGAATAAGCACCGTCCAGGAGCTTCTCGGCTCGATACTCTGGAGCGTCAGGAGGGGCAAAGCCGCTGAACTGTTCGTCGAGAGCTGTCCCGTTCGCTTCTACATGAAGAGGTGGGGCTGGGACGAGCTGAGGATGGGCGGCCAGGTGGGCATAATGGCCAACCTCCTGGGGGGTGTCTACGGCGTTCCCGTAATAACCCACGTCCCCCAGCTGTCGAAGCTACAGGGAGACCTCTTCAAGGATGGGCCTATCTACGTCCCGAAGGCGGAGGATGGAAAGCTTAGCCTTGTCCACCCTAGGGAATTCGCGGGTGACGAGGAGAGCTGCATCCACTACATCTACGAGTTCCCGCGTGGGTTTAGGATCTTCGACTTCGAAGCTCCAAGGGAGAACCGCTTCATAGGTTCCGCCGACGATTACAACACGACCCTCTACATAAGGCCGGAGTTCACCGAGCACTTCGGGGAGATAGCTGAGAAAGCCAACCTCGCGATAATGAGCGGTCTGCAGGCTCTAACGAAGGAGAACTATCGCGAGCCTTTCGAGGTAATAGCGACCCACCTCGACGTTCTCGCTGAGGGAGAAATTCCAGTCCACCTTGAGTTCGCCTTTACCCCTGACGAGACCGTCAGGAAGGCCATCCTTGACCTCCTCGGAAAGTTCTGGAGCGTTGGCCTGAACGAGGTCGAACTCGCCTCGGTGATGGAGGTAATTGGAGAGAAAGCGTTGGCAGAGAAACTCCTCGCCCACGACCCGGTTGATCCTATAGCCGTCACAGAGGCCATGCTCAAGCTCGCCGAAAAGACGGGAGTGAGGAGGATACACTTCCACACCTACGGCTACTACTTGGCTTTAACCGACTACAAGGGGGACCTCGTGAGGGACGCGCTCCTCTTCGCAGCCCTGGCGGCGGCGGCAAAGGCAAAGCTCGGGGATGTCAGGAACATAGACGATGTCATCAAAGCCATGGACGTTCCCGTGAACGAGAAGTCAAAGTCGGTCGGGGAGGCCCTGGTGAAGGAGTACGGCATGAGGGACGGCATCGCGGAGGTAAACGGCTACCAGCTCTCCTTCGTGCCGACCAAGATAGTCGCGAAGCCTAAGTCCACCGTCGGAATCGGCGACACCATCTCCAGCTCCGCCTTCGTGGGCGAATTCGCCCTCCGCTGACCTTTCTTTTTACGCCAAAGTTAAAAACATGTGCAATGAAGTAGTGGACAGGGATCGTAAAGGTGGTTGCCATGAAGACGCTCATTCTCGCCGGTGGGAAGGGCACGAGGCTCTGGCCGCTCAGCAGGGAGCTGATGCCCAAGCAGTTCGTCCGCTTCCTCGACGATAAAAGCCTGTTCCAGAAGACGGTTGAGAGGGCGCTTAAGTTCTCGAAGCCCGGTGAAATCTTCGTCGTGACGAATAAGAAGTACAAGTTCAGGGTTCTCGATGACATCCACGAGCTAGGTCTGGACATCCCGGAGGAGAACATCCTCCTCGAACCGAGGGGGAGGAACACCCTCCCCGCGATATACTGGGGCATAAGGCGCATCGAGGAGACCTTTGGGGATTCCATCGTTGCCGTCCTGCCCAGTGATCATCTCATCGACGCCGGGGAGGCCTACGAGAGGGCTTTCAGGAACGCGGAGAGGCTCGCCAGAGACCATCTCGTAACGTTTGGAATAAAGCCGACCAGGCCGCACACGGGCTACGGCTACATAAGGCCTGGGGAGGCCATTAAGGAGGGTAACGCCCTTCTGGGCTACCGCGTCGCGGAGTTCAAGGAGAAGCCCGACCTTGAGACGGCCAAGCGCTACGTTGAGGAAGGTTATTACTGGAACAGCGGCATGTTTGCCTTCGATACGGAGGTTTTCCTTGAGGAAGTCAGAAGGCACGCCCCCGATGTCGTTAGGGCCTTCGAGGAGGAAAGCGTGGAGAAGGCCTACGAGCTGGCGCCGGATATCAGCATCGACTACGGCGTCATGGAGAAGACAGACAAGGCCGCGGTCGTTCCCCTCAACGTCTACTGGAACGACCTCGGCAGCTTCGACGCAATCTACGAAGTCCTCGAGAAGGACGGGAACGGGAACGCCATAAGGATCTCCGGGAAGGACTCCTACCACATCGGGATAAACTCGAGGAACAACCTCATTATGGCCGAGAGGCTCACTGCTACTGTTGGTGTTGAAGATCTCATCGTAATCGACACCGACGACGCGCTCCTTATAGCCCACCGCGGTGAGGGGCAGAGGGTTAAGGAGGTCTATAAGAGGCTCAAGGAGAGGAACGACGAGAGGGCCATAGTCCACAGGACGGCTTACAGACCCTGGGGGAGCTACACCGTCCTTGAGGAGAACGACCGCTACAAGATAAAGCGCCTCACAGTTCTGCCGGGTAAGAAGCTGTCGCTCCAGATGCACTACCACAGGAGCGAGCACTGGGTCGTGGTGAGGGGAACCGCAAAGGTTCGCGTCGGCGACGAGGAGATACTCCTCCGTCCCGGGGAGAGCACCTTCATTCCCGCAGGGGTCATCCACCGCCTTGAGAACCCGGGGAAGGTCGTCCTCGAGGTCATCGAGACCCAGATAGGGGAGTACCTGGGAGAGGACGACATAGTCCGCTTCGAGGACGATTTCGGGAGGGAGTGATAATGGCTGAGGATAAGAAGGAAGGGAAGGGGGCCAAGAACTGCGGGGACGAATGGGAGCGGTTCAGCAGTTCCATATCTTCCCTTTCGCTCAGTCTCTTGCCCACGCTGCTCTTTGTGCTCATAATGTCTTACATAATCGTCGTGGGGCTTCAGAACGCCGATATAACCTTCACCGTTCAGGGCCAGGAGGTCACCATAACCTATCCCCAGATAAACATACCCGTGGACTACTCAGCCATAAAGAACGCGGTGATTTACCTCTTCGCCGCGATACTGATAGGCATACCCGTACCCCTGCTCTCGGGTAAGTGGAAGCCGCTGAAGATGCTGGTCTCGCTGATTCAGGCGGGAGCATTCGTCTACGGGCTGTACATCTTCGTGATGATGATAATCAACTTTGCAAGCTCTCTAATGTGAGGTGATTTCAATGGGAAAGCTCTTCGGAACCTTCGGAGTCCGTGGAACAGCCAACGAGGAGATAACCCCCGAGTTCGCCCTCAAGATGGGCATGGCCTTCGGGACGATGCTCAGGCGCGAGGGCAGGGAAAGGCCGCTCGTCGTCGTTGGCAGGGACACCAGGGTGAGCGGTGAGATGCTGAAAAATGCCCTGATAAGCGGTCTTTTGAGCACCGGCTGCGACGTCATCGACGTTGGGATAGCGCCCACCCCTGCAATTCAGTGGGCGACCGACCACTTCAACGCCGACGGTGGGGCGGTTATAACCGCTTCCCACAATCCACCGGAGTACAACGGCATAAAGCTCCTCGAACCAAACGGCATGGGCCTCAAGAAGGAGAGGGAGGCAATAGTTGAGGAGGTCTTCTTCAGCGGGGACTTCCATCGGGCCAGGTGGGACAGGATAGGCGAGCTTAGGGAAGAGGACATCATCAAGTCCTACATCGAGGCGATAAAAGCGAGGGTTGACGTTGATGCCATCAAGAGTAGAAGGCCCTTCGTTGTCGTTGACACCTCCAACGGCGCCGGCAGTTTAACCCTGCCCTACCTCCTCAGGGAGCTTGGCTGCAAGGTCGTTTCTGTAAACGCCCACCCGGACGGCCATTTCCCTGCCAGAAATCCGGAGCCGAACGAGGAGAACCTGAAGGAGTTTAAGGAGATAGTGAAGGCCCTCGGTGCGGACTTCGGTGTCGCCCAGGACGGCGACGCTGACAGGGCAGTCTTCATCGACGAGAACGGCAGGTTCATCCAGGGTGACAAGACCTTCGCCCTGGTTGCCGATGCCGTGCTTAAGGAAAACGGCGGCGGCCTTCTCGTTACCACAATAGCAACCTCGAACCTGCTCGACGACATAGCGAAGAGAAACGGGGCAAAGGTAATGAGAACGAAGGTCGGCGACCTCATAGTCGCGAGGGCCCTCCTTGAGAACAACGGGACGATAGGCGGCGAGGAGAACGGGGGGGTAATCTTCCCGGACTTCGTGCTCGGCAGGGACGGGGCCATGACGACTGCCAAGATAGTCGAGATATTCGCCAAATCCGGCAAGAAGTTCAGCGAGCTGATAGATGAACTGCCTAAGTACTACCAGTTCAAGACGAAGAGGCACGTTGAGGGGGACAGGAAGGCCATCGTGGCTAAAGTCGCGGAGCTAGCCGAGAAGAGGGGATACAGGGTGGACACGACCGACGGGACGAAGGTACTCTTCAACGACGGCTGGGTTCTGGTCAGGGCTAGCGGAACCGAGCCGATAATCCGGGTCTTCAGCGAGGCGAAGAGCGAGGAGAAGGCCGAGGAGTACCTCAATCTGGGGCTGGAGTTGCTTGAGGAAGTTGTTGAAAGTTGAAGCCTCTTCTCCACCTTTTTTAGCAACTAGGTACCGTAATTAAAACTGCAAGGAAAGTGCGAAAATAGAAGAAGAGTTCAGAGATATCCCCTGTCTTCTTCCTCCTGGGTTGAGGGCGGCATCTGCTGTTCTAGCATGGCCCGCTGCATCTCCTGGACCTTCCGGAGTATCTCCTCGGTCTCCTTGGCGCGCTCCTCCAGGGCGGTCATGTCAATCTCAAGTCCAAGAACCTTCGTGACGGCAAGGAGGACGGACTTCGCGGACTTCGCATCGACTATGTAGCCCAGGCTCTCGCCAAGAAGGCTTATGCCGTACATCGAGCGGAGCTTGCCCATGCCGAGCAGCAGTCCCGCCGCACCGACTATGGCTCCTCCCTCGTCCTCCCTCCATATGACCTCGACCTGGCAGTCCTTGAGCTTCTCCTGGTAGTGCTGAATCAGCTCCTCGTGGGTTACGGCTGCGAGAACCCTCGGCTCACCCTGGAGTTCCGGAACCTGGTAGCCGCCCATGGTGATTATCTCCCTGACGCCGAACTCCGACACGAAGTCCAGCATCTTGCCGACGACCTCGTAGTGACCGGGGCTGTCCGTTGGGGCGACCTGCTGGTCTCCGGTGATGATTATGATGTCCCTACCTTTCTCGTCCGGGTTCTTCCAGTAGTAGAACTCGTTCTTCATTAGCTCGACGATCGAGCCTCTCTTGATGAGAACTTGGTGCATGAAGTGCGGTGAGTACAGCTCTGCGAACTTTACAGCCTGAAGCTCCTGGATGAGGTGCTCCGCGGCGAGCTTTCCGACGAGGCCTATGCCCGGAAGCCCCTCGATGAAGACCGGGTCCCGGAGCTGGGGCCTCTCAAGCACGTGGATGGTTGTTTCCTTCATCTCACTCCCTCCTCGCTATGCCCATCTGCTCGCGCTTCAGCCTGCGCCTGTACTCCCCGTAGGGGTCCTCCGGTGAAAAGCGCGGCGGGTGGGCAACTTTGGTCTTCTCCCCGCAGACGGGGCAGACCTCCTTGAGGGTGTAGCGCCCGCACCTGGGGCACTTCCTTATCCTGAAGTGCATCAGCTACCCCTCTTCTTGACCTTCTTTATGCGCTTCTCCTTCCTTATGAGGGTCGCCTCTCCGCCCGCTTCCTTGATGACGCGGAGGATTTCCTCGGCTATGTCCTCGAGCACCTCTTCGGCCTTGTAGTAGTCTGGGGCGGTGATGTCTATCCTGTAGCGCGGCGCACCTTGGTAGGAGAACTTGACCTCTATCTCCTTCTCCTCGTTGGCCCTGTCTCTGGCGCGGATAAGGGCCTCCTTGATTATCTCGATGCCGTTCGGCTTCGGGACTGTTATCTCGAACTCCGCATCTATCGTAACCGTCGGAATCTCGACGTAGGCTTCTATAATCGGCCTGAGAGCCTCTATCCACTCGTCGCTTATGAGTCCCTTGAGGACGTCCATGCCGTTCTGGGCGGCATCCTCGAAGGCGGCATAAACTTCCCCGTACTCCTCCTCGAGCGGGACCCAGACTTCCCTCCAGGCCGTCTCGAAGTCCTTCCCTATCTTCTCGGCCGCCATCTTGAGAAGGTTCTCGGCCTTCTGGGCGCGCTTGTACTCCTGGAGCTTGGCCTTCCTCTGCTGCTGGTTTACCCTCTTGAGGCTCAGATCGATGTGCCCCTTACTGGGGTCTACCCTTATCACCTTGGCGACTATCTTCTGGCCCTCTTTTATGTGGTCCCTGATGTTCTTTACCCAGGTGGACGCGACCTCGCTGATGTGCATGAAGCCCTCCTTGCCCGGGTACTCGTCGAGCTTGAGGAATGCACCGTAAGGGTGAATGTTCTTGACGGTGGCGACAACAAACTCTCCCTCTTCGGGGTACTCCTTGGCTTTCCTCGGCATTACAATCACCTCAAAATTTTCTCTGCCGGGATAGGTTACGAAAAGAGGTATTTAAAGTTTAGGAGAAGGAAAAGAGGTTCACTCGAGAACCTCGAGTATCTTGGCCTTGATGACGCCCTTTCCGCCGGTCGGCTCCACCAGAGTGGCACCGCAGACGAGGCAGCGGACTTTGGTGGCCGGGTTGCTGAAGACTATCTGCTCGTTGCCGCAGTCTATGCACTTGACGCGGAGGAACCTGCTCCTCGGCATGGGTATGAGGTTCTTCGGAAGCGCCATTGATCACACCTCCACCAGCTCGAACTTCTTAACCCTGAAGCCCTTTCCTCTGGTGTGGGCCTTACCGCAGACGGTGCACCTAAACCTGAGGTCGAGCTTCTTGACCGGCTTCTCCCTTCCGGCAGGGTTCGGCCTCGGGAAACCGCGGTAACCCTTCATGATCCTCCTGAAGCGCCTCTGGCCCTGGCTGAGCTCGCTCCTCGGCCTCTTCTTGACCTTCTCGACCTTGTGGATCGTATGCTTCTTACAGTAGGGGCAGTAAGTCCTTATCTGCTTCGGGTACTTCATTCTCTCACCTCCAGAGAGAGGCCCGGTGGGTTCCTACTCGGGCTTTCGGATACCCCCGAGCCGTGAGGCATGATAGTGCCTGCAGGCATCGGTAGTTCGGAGGCTTTAAAAAAGTTTTTGCGGTTTGACCGAAATTTTTAAAATACAAAATGTTACTAAAACGTTCTGGGGGGTGAGGGCGATGGAGAAGATGATCGATATCGTCAAGGCCGCCAATAATGTGGAGACAACCGCTGAGAAGGAGTATCGGAAGATTCTGAAAAAGCTCCGGGATCCCGAGTACGCCGATCTCAAAAACCTCTTCCTCAGGATGGCCATCGACGCGGTGTTTCACAGACACCTGATGGAGGCCCTGGAGAAGGCCTATCACGACGCCGTTGAGCTTGTCAAGGAGTACGGCGGCGAGGGGGTCGAGCAGGAAATAGCCCTTATACCCGGCGTTCCAACGATAGCCCTGCCCCTCGGCTTCGGAAGGATTGGCGCCAGAATTCCTCCGGATGAGATACTGGAGGAGTACTTCAGGGAGTTTCCCGAGGAGGTCGTTGTACCCGACGGTGGGGAGAGCCTCGCGAACCTGCTGAAGAGATACCTGGAGCTTGAGGGCGAGATGAAGGAACTCTATGAGAAGCTCTCCGGTAGGGCTTTCCATCCGGTCGTGAGGGAGCTGGCGAGGGAGATAAAGAGGAACGAGGAACAGCACGAGGCAATACTCAGGAAGCTCGAAAGAAAGTATGGGGAGTGATCACCCCGCCGGAGCGTAGTAGCAGCGCTTCGGTGAGACTATCTTCCCCTCCTTCTTGAGGACTTTTATGGCCTTGTCGACCTCCTTCTTATCTATGCCCGCGAGTTCGGCTATCTCCTTGCTCTTGAGCGGCCTTCCCGCTTCTTTCAGAACCTTGAAAACGAGTTCGACCTCTGCCATTCTAATCACCCCGATGGTTTGTCATAGAAACTAAATGATTCGAACTTAAAAGTTTATTGGTTCGCTCAGAGTTGAAGGATGAAGGGTACCACGAAGGGGACTACCGCAGTCAGCACGAAGCCGTGGACAAAGGCTATCAGTGCCACCTCACTCCCCCCGAACTTCGTTATCACCGGCAGCGTCGTGTCCATCGTCGTCGCTCCACCCATTGAGACCGCCAGCTCCTTGGGAATCCTCCTGATCGTCACGGGATATAGGAGCACGGTGAATATTTCCCTCGTGAGGTTGGCGAGGAAGCCCAGCGTTCCATAGACTGCCGAATACTGTCCTATGAGTGGACCTGTGAGGGAGTACCAGCCACAGCCGGCCGAGATCGCCAGGCCCCACTTGAGTTCAATCCCGAGAAGGAGAGACGCCGCCAATCCACCAAGGAGCGAGCCGACGAGAGTCGCCACGGGTAGCTTCACCGCCAGTCTTCCGAGCCTCTTGATCTCCCCCAGTCTAAAAGTCTGCCCCAAGTCGATTCCGATGATGAGGATGAGAATGTAGAGCATGATCTCGTAGAGGTTGCCGAAGTTGGGGGCGTTGGAGTGCCCGACCGCCATCCCTGCAACGAGAGATGCCAGCACGTAGATCAGAAACCTCATCTCCATCCCCCCATCAGAAGGGCCATTCCAACGCTTCCGATTATTGTGAGGGCGGCGAAAACGAGGGAAGATACGAGGAGCCACCCGGCGTCTATTTTGATCTTCCCTGCCTCAACGCCCATGAAGAATACCAGCAGGAGCAACGCGGCGCTCATGGGAAGGTCCGTGCTGAGCTTTTTCCCTCGCTTTCTGAGGAGGTATCCCACAAGAACGCCCGCCAGCAGGGGGATGAATATGTTCATGCAGCGAGATGGGTCTGAATGTTAATAAAGCTATCGAGGGGCTCGGAGGGTGTTCACGTCATCATTCGTGAGCCTTCAGTTTGCTTGCTAATCGTCATCGCCCGCCGTGAGTTCGAAACCTCCCCCTTTTAAACCTGACCCGCAAGGCCAAGGTTTTTATGATGAACCTTTCCTCATTCAAATGGTGGTTGACATGATCCGCGCATCGGAAAGGGCCATGGGAATTGAATATGCAATAAGGGATGTGGTTCTCCCCGCGAGGGAGCTGGAAAAGAAGGGGGTCAAGGTCATAAGGCTAAACATAGGTGACCCCGGTCAGTATGACTTTCAGCCGCCGGAGCACATGAGGGAGGCCTACTGTAAGGCCATTCAGGAGGGCCACAACTACTACGGCCCCAGCGAGGGCCTGCCCGCTCTAAGGGAGGCCATCGTCCAGCGCGAGAGGAATAAGAATGGCGTTGACATAACCCCCGA
This window of the Thermococcus siculi genome carries:
- a CDS encoding mannose-1-phosphate guanylyltransferase/mannose-6-phosphate isomerase — its product is MKTLILAGGKGTRLWPLSRELMPKQFVRFLDDKSLFQKTVERALKFSKPGEIFVVTNKKYKFRVLDDIHELGLDIPEENILLEPRGRNTLPAIYWGIRRIEETFGDSIVAVLPSDHLIDAGEAYERAFRNAERLARDHLVTFGIKPTRPHTGYGYIRPGEAIKEGNALLGYRVAEFKEKPDLETAKRYVEEGYYWNSGMFAFDTEVFLEEVRRHAPDVVRAFEEESVEKAYELAPDISIDYGVMEKTDKAAVVPLNVYWNDLGSFDAIYEVLEKDGNGNAIRISGKDSYHIGINSRNNLIMAERLTATVGVEDLIVIDTDDALLIAHRGEGQRVKEVYKRLKERNDERAIVHRTAYRPWGSYTVLEENDRYKIKRLTVLPGKKLSLQMHYHRSEHWVVVRGTAKVRVGDEEILLRPGESTFIPAGVIHRLENPGKVVLEVIETQIGEYLGEDDIVRFEDDFGRE
- a CDS encoding site-2 protease family protein, which gives rise to MKLGRELEDLTVSFLVLTLLFADFDIGTIPYVVPAVLTAFVFHELAHRFVARSYGYRAFYRRWDTGILLALGLGVATKLLTGTTWIFAALGAVQIHAPYAIDEREAFGKIALAGPAVNIAVGAAAMLLSRMTPAFSSIWYVPWLTARINLWLAFFNLLPFPPLDGSKVARWNTGIWAVAIGVAYLLYRFM
- the pgiA gene encoding glucose-6-phosphate isomerase, which gives rise to MEYKNPIGVNINLETGVIPGAKKLVRRLSDLKGYFQDEEAYSELLKDDPVVYEVYAVEQEESEGDLNFATTVLYPGKVGREFFFTKGHFHAKPDRAEIYYGIKGKGGMLLQTPEGKAEWIEMGPGTVVYVPPYWAHRTVNTGNEPFIFLAIYPADAGHDYGSIKEKGFSKLVIEENGEAKVVDNPRWKE
- the glmM gene encoding phosphoglucosamine mutase; protein product: MGKLFGTFGVRGTANEEITPEFALKMGMAFGTMLRREGRERPLVVVGRDTRVSGEMLKNALISGLLSTGCDVIDVGIAPTPAIQWATDHFNADGGAVITASHNPPEYNGIKLLEPNGMGLKKEREAIVEEVFFSGDFHRARWDRIGELREEDIIKSYIEAIKARVDVDAIKSRRPFVVVDTSNGAGSLTLPYLLRELGCKVVSVNAHPDGHFPARNPEPNEENLKEFKEIVKALGADFGVAQDGDADRAVFIDENGRFIQGDKTFALVADAVLKENGGGLLVTTIATSNLLDDIAKRNGAKVMRTKVGDLIVARALLENNGTIGGEENGGVIFPDFVLGRDGAMTTAKIVEIFAKSGKKFSELIDELPKYYQFKTKRHVEGDRKAIVAKVAELAEKRGYRVDTTDGTKVLFNDGWVLVRASGTEPIIRVFSEAKSEEKAEEYLNLGLELLEEVVES
- a CDS encoding proteasome assembly chaperone family protein, which gives rise to MKETTIHVLERPQLRDPVFIEGLPGIGLVGKLAAEHLIQELQAVKFAELYSPHFMHQVLIKRGSIVELMKNEFYYWKNPDEKGRDIIIITGDQQVAPTDSPGHYEVVGKMLDFVSEFGVREIITMGGYQVPELQGEPRVLAAVTHEELIQHYQEKLKDCQVEVIWREDEGGAIVGAAGLLLGMGKLRSMYGISLLGESLGYIVDAKSAKSVLLAVTKVLGLEIDMTALEERAKETEEILRKVQEMQRAMLEQQMPPSTQEEEDRGYL
- a CDS encoding ribonuclease Z — its product is MLEVIFLGTGGIMPTRERNVPAIALRYKGEIILFDVGEGTMRQMNAAKLSPMKVEKIFITHFHGDHYLGLAALIQTMNLWDREKPLHVYGPKYTFEFVQHFLNSGFFRPGFDIHVHELGETRLRFGDYEIWSFKVEHGIPALGYVFKEKDKRGKFLPEKLREYGLREGPILGRLEREGQIEWNGRIIRLEDVTGPRRKGLKVVYTGDTEPCERVRLFAERADLLIHEATYLNPEDRGESYHSTVEEACDVARRANVKLLALFHRAFRYTYEEYVREASKICESLGVNFVIPRDFDVITFKSGSWEQGNILGGGK
- a CDS encoding RNA-protein complex protein Nop10; translation: MHFRIRKCPRCGRYTLKEVCPVCGEKTKVAHPPRFSPEDPYGEYRRRLKREQMGIARRE
- a CDS encoding ADP-specific glucokinase; the protein is MMSWDSLYSSAFDRIKGRIGKAGTVLLAYNTNIDAIKYLKREDLKSRVEKAGKEEVLRYSDELPPRISTVQELLGSILWSVRRGKAAELFVESCPVRFYMKRWGWDELRMGGQVGIMANLLGGVYGVPVITHVPQLSKLQGDLFKDGPIYVPKAEDGKLSLVHPREFAGDEESCIHYIYEFPRGFRIFDFEAPRENRFIGSADDYNTTLYIRPEFTEHFGEIAEKANLAIMSGLQALTKENYREPFEVIATHLDVLAEGEIPVHLEFAFTPDETVRKAILDLLGKFWSVGLNEVELASVMEVIGEKALAEKLLAHDPVDPIAVTEAMLKLAEKTGVRRIHFHTYGYYLALTDYKGDLVRDALLFAALAAAAKAKLGDVRNIDDVIKAMDVPVNEKSKSVGEALVKEYGMRDGIAEVNGYQLSFVPTKIVAKPKSTVGIGDTISSSAFVGEFALR
- a CDS encoding TraB domain-containing protein: MSYLRYVKLIGTMHVSPKSREEVMRTILEERPHAVAVELDRTRFLAMESNREMTLEDALRFGRRGLINYALAKVEEKLGEEFGMKPGEEMKAAISAAQALGVPLFLIDEDINVILSKIAASPAREKLLMALEGLAVFLPIKSGGEMPDPMSEYRTMMMEFSRRYPYLYRVLVEERNEVMARNLISIVENLKARGVKRPKVIAVVGLGHKPGIEHLLDRAKERRPVSPYWFSG
- a CDS encoding KH domain-containing protein — its product is MKDRLEKMLNVKILEMEELDDKIIVYVPEDQVRIAVGSGGAAVKAAELVIGKKIEVKGR